A region of the Mesoterricola sediminis genome:
CTGGAACAAGCCCAGGCATTCAAGAACGGCCTGAATGTCACCCCCTGGCTGCGCTGGTTCCTCGAGCAGACCGCCCAGGCCTGCGCTCAGTCCGAACGTGTGGTCCAGGCCACCCTGGCCAAAGGGATCTTCTGGGCCCGGCATGCCGAAGACCCAATCAATGAACGCCAGCGTAAGGCCCTCAACCGCCTTCTAGACGCCGGCCCCGATGGCTTCCAGGGCGGCATGACCACCCGCAAATACGCTGCCCTCACCCGCTGTAGCCCAGTCACCGCCTCCCGCGATCTGGCAGAGCTCGTAGAGCGGACCTGCTTGCGTTCCTATGGCGCCGGACGTAGCACCGCCTACGAACTCATTTGGGACGCCCTGCTGCTGGGGCAATAGGGATCGACCGGCCCCTGGCCCTGGCCACTGAAAGATCGGCAACATTAGTTGGCCTTTTGGGCATCGGGTGAACTGGAAACGTCCGTAGTGAAACCCGCACCCAGATTGTCATCTGGACATTTTGGACGCTTCGGACATTCCTCCCTCTTGGCATAGAAGGGGAGGAGAAAAAAGGGAAATACCCTGAGCTGGGTGAATTGGAGAGTAGAGGTAGCGTAGATCGCAAGAAAAAACGAGGCCCCCAATCCTGTGTGGAAGCCTCGTAAGTCATTGGTTTTATTGGTCGGGGCGAGAGGATTCGAACCTCCGACCCTCTGCTCCCAAAGCAGATGCGCTACCAGGCTGCGCCACGCCCCGACGGACTGAAAACTATAACAAAGGCGGGGACGGCAGGCAATTTGGGGAGGAATCCTCAAGGGTCGGGGGGGTGGCCGGGGCATACTGGGGCATCCGCACCTGAAAGGGGGATGGCATGTTCGACCTGATGGGGGGTCTCACCCTGGGGATTCCCCTGGGGGTCGTGGCCTGGTTCCTCGTGCGCTATCTGGCGGCGGGGATCTTCACGGTGAACCAGAATGAGCGGGCGGTGAAGACCTCCTTCGGGAGGGCGCAGCGCCTGGAGGGGGTGACGACGGCCAATGATCCGATCTCCCGCATGCTCAGTCCGGAGGAGCGGGACCGGTACGCGGTGCCGCAGGTGCGGGTGATCCAGCCCGGGGGACCCTACTTCAAGTGGCCCTGGGAGCGGGTCTACAAGGTGTCGATCTCGACTGAGACGGTGAGCATGGCCTGGGACCCCACGGCCCCGTCGGCCAACAGCGGCGGCACGGTGCTGGAGGCGGTCACCAAGGACCAGCTCAACACGGGCCTGACGGGCCAGATCCGGTTCCGGGTCAGCGAGCGGAACCTCTACGCCTTCATCTTCGGGGTGAAGAACCCAATCGCCCACGTCATGGGCTACTTCGTCTCGGTGCTGCGCGAGCGGATCGCGACCTTCGAGGTGCCCCGGGACGCCGCGGACGGGAAGGACGTGGACGGCGCGGCCCAGACGGGGATCTCCATCAACGATCTCCGGAAGAACCTCCGGGACCTCAACGAGCACATGGACCGGGAGTGCGCGTCGGCGCAGGCCCGCTACGGGATCCAGCTGGAGGCCAGCCTCATCACGGCCATCGATCCGCCGCCGGAGGTGGAGTCGGCCCTGGCGGCCATCAACACGGCCCACAACCAGGTCAGCTCCGACATCAGTCTGGCCCAGGCCGCCGCTGACCAGAAGATCGTCCAGTCCCGCAGGGCGGTGGAGATCGAGACCCTGCGTGCGCAGGCGGAGGTGGAGCCCCTGCGGCTCCTGGCCTCGCAGATCGCGGACCTGAAGACCCACGGAGGTCCGGGCGCGCTGGAGGCGTACGTCCGCAACGTGCGGCTGGGGCTCTATGCGGAAGCCGGCAAGGCCGTCCTGGAGGTGGAGTGATGGAAACCGTCGTCGTCGCCTTCGTCACGTTCGCGC
Encoded here:
- a CDS encoding SPFH domain-containing protein — its product is MFDLMGGLTLGIPLGVVAWFLVRYLAAGIFTVNQNERAVKTSFGRAQRLEGVTTANDPISRMLSPEERDRYAVPQVRVIQPGGPYFKWPWERVYKVSISTETVSMAWDPTAPSANSGGTVLEAVTKDQLNTGLTGQIRFRVSERNLYAFIFGVKNPIAHVMGYFVSVLRERIATFEVPRDAADGKDVDGAAQTGISINDLRKNLRDLNEHMDRECASAQARYGIQLEASLITAIDPPPEVESALAAINTAHNQVSSDISLAQAAADQKIVQSRRAVEIETLRAQAEVEPLRLLASQIADLKTHGGPGALEAYVRNVRLGLYAEAGKAVLEVE